The Deinococcota bacterium genome includes a window with the following:
- a CDS encoding response regulator transcription factor, protein MSKVLIHSPHVLTSTALVALMGTLGFEGVVAAPLEASANAQTNTQTNAEFALWDLCSYRFHYPLPPSVPTIAIVSEHQVALADLLRLGYRGFIRSHEGPDTLQRAFAALRRGEIWAERGVIMQALAPRGDNQLTPQEHRVLGLVSQGLSNKDIASSLGVGEKTVKGYLSKLFEKLGAKNRTDLIVQHLKNRT, encoded by the coding sequence GTGTCCAAAGTCCTCATCCACTCCCCCCACGTTCTGACGAGCACCGCGCTCGTCGCCTTGATGGGTACGCTCGGCTTCGAGGGCGTCGTGGCCGCGCCTTTGGAGGCCAGTGCGAATGCCCAGACGAATACCCAGACGAATGCCGAGTTCGCCCTCTGGGACCTCTGCTCCTACCGCTTTCACTACCCGCTGCCGCCCAGCGTCCCCACCATCGCCATAGTGAGCGAGCACCAGGTGGCCCTGGCCGACCTGCTGCGCCTGGGCTACCGCGGTTTTATCAGGAGCCACGAGGGCCCCGACACGCTGCAAAGGGCCTTTGCGGCGCTCAGGCGCGGCGAGATCTGGGCCGAGCGCGGGGTGATCATGCAGGCGCTGGCGCCCAGGGGAGATAACCAGTTGACTCCCCAGGAGCACAGGGTTCTGGGCCTCGTCAGCCAGGGCCTCAGCAACAAGGACATCGCCAGCTCCCTGGGCGTCGGCGAGAAGACCGTCAAGGGCTACCTCTCCAAACTTTTTGAAAAGTTGGGCGCCAAAAACCGCACCGATCTCATCGTGCAGCACCTGAAGAACCGCACCTAG